A region from the Triticum urartu cultivar G1812 chromosome 1, Tu2.1, whole genome shotgun sequence genome encodes:
- the LOC125507582 gene encoding bZIP transcription factor ABI5 homolog, whose product MASEMSKDVNFSEEEVTSHPRVPEGEEQTVAPARQSSIFAPTLDELQYSMCEARRNFGSMNMDEFMSNIWNAKEFQAATGGVLVGMEVAPVVGVDGGRGGEDAGGSNLARQESFSLPPPLCRKMVEEVWAEINRETRPVHSQPQSARPSPLIPVEPPARNGGGVAANEQWGALGEMTLEQFLVKVGVVRGSGTGGQAPVAVGMVHGQMNPTPANDMFQVMGDGMVFIPNGYAGMVVVPPPPPPQGGVGIVSPGSPYGRSTMTEVDMMNCMGDRAMMENSGARKRGTPEDQSCERSIERRHHRMIKNRESATQSRGWKQAYTKELEAELNHLKEENSHLKAEEKTILLTKKQMLVEKVMEQSKENVNTKKGGALSRRCGSCI is encoded by the exons ATGGCGTCAGAGATGAGCAAGGACGTGAATTTCTCTGAGGAAGAAGTCACCTCGCACCCGCGCGTTCCAGAAGGTGAGGAGCAGACGGTTGCACCGGCACGGCAGTCTTCCATCTTTGCGCCAACGTTGGACGAGCTACAATACTCTATGTGCGAGGCAAGGCGCAACTTTGGGTCCATGAACATGGACGAGTTCATGAGCAACATATGGAATGCCAAGGAGTTCCAAGCAGCGACCGGTGGTGTCTTGGTGGGCATGGAGGTGGCTCCGGTGGTGGGTGTTGATGGAGGCCGAGGTGGTGAAGATGCAGGAGGAAGCAACCTAGCCCGGCAGGAGTCGTTCTCCTTGCCTCCCCCGCTATGCCGAAAGATGGTGGAGGAGGTGTGGGCTGAGATCAACAGGGAGACCCGCCCGGTGCATTCCCAGCCTCAGTCCGCGCGGCCCTCGCCATTGATTCCTGTCGAACCACCGGCGAGGAATGGTGGTGGGGTTGCGGCGAACGAACAGTGGGGGGCGCTTGGAGAGATGACGCTAGAACAGTTTCTTGTCAAGGTTGGTGTGGTCCGGGGATCTGGCACCGGCGGCCAGGCGCCTGTGGCGGTCGGCATGGTCCATGGACAGATGAACCCTACCCCGGCCAACGACATGTTCCAGGTGATGGGTGATGGCATGGTGTTCATCCCCAACGGGTACGCAGGGATGGTCGTGgtgccgccaccaccacctcctcaaGGTGGGGTGGGTATCGTGAGCCCAGGGTCGCCGTATGGGAGGAGCACCATGACGGAGGTTGACATGATGAACTGTATGGGCGACAGAGCGATGATGGAGAACAGCGGCGCGCGGAAGCGCGGCACTCCGGAGGATCAGTCCTGTGAGAGGAGCATCGAGCGCCGCCACCACCGCATGATCAAGAACCGTGAGTCAGCCACACAATCGCGTGGCTGGAAGCAG GCTTATACCAAGGAGCTTGAAGCCGAACTAAACCACCTCAAGGAGGAGAACTCTCATCTGAAAGCTGAGGAG AAGACGATTTTGCTGACCAAGAAACAAATG CTAGTGGAGAAGGTGATGGAGCAGTCCAAGGAAAATGTGAACACCAAGAAGGGTGGCGCCCTGTCGCGGCGCTGCGGTAGCTGCATCTAG
- the LOC125532709 gene encoding bZIP transcription factor ABI5 homolog, protein MNCMGDRAMMENGGARKRDAPEDQSCERSIERRHHRMIKNRDSAAQSSGRKQAYTKELEAELNHLKEENARLKAEENTILLTKKQMLVEKMMEQSKENVNAKKGGALSRRCGSCILYVGLSEISGKWNKSKFGDDT, encoded by the exons atgaaCTGTATGGGCGACAGAGCGATGATGGAGAATGGCGGCGCGCGGAAGCGCGACGCTCCGGAGGATCAGTCCTGTGAGAGGAGCATTGAGCGCCGCCACCACCGCATGATCAAGAACCGTGATTCAGCTGCACAATCGAGTGGTAGGAAGCAG GCTTATACCAAGGAGCTTGAAGCCGAACTAAACCACCTCAAGGAGGAGAACGCTCGTCTGAAAGCTGAGGAG AATACGATTTTGCTGACCAAGAAACAAATG CTAGTGGAGAAGATGATGGAGCAGTCCAAGGAAAATGTGAATGCCAAGAAGGGTGGTGCCCTGTCGCGGCGCTGTGGTAGCTGCATCTT GTATGTAGGTTTGTCAGAAATTTCAGGAAAATGGAACAAAAGCAA ATTTGGAGATGACACATGA